The proteins below are encoded in one region of Sebastes fasciatus isolate fSebFas1 chromosome 16, fSebFas1.pri, whole genome shotgun sequence:
- the LOC141752977 gene encoding tripartite motif-containing protein 16-like: MAQQVILDRDKLSCSICLDLLKDPVTIPCGHSYCMSCIKDYWGEEHETKTHSCPQCRQSFTPRPVLVKNTMMAELVEELKKAGPQASSPDHSSAGPGDVTCDFCSGMKVKALKSCLVCMASYCEQHLQPHYNIAPLKKHKLVEATLKLQENICSQHDEVMKIFCRTDQKCICYLCSMDDHKGHDTVSAAAERAEKQKELGASRQEIQQRVQDREKDVKVLQQRVEAINLSADEAMRDSEKIFTELIRLIEKRSSEVKQQIRSQQTTQVSRAKELEEKLQQEITELRRKDTELETLSHTEDHLHFLNNYPSLSRLCESKDVPSVDICPLYSFEDVTAAVSEVRDKLQAVLSEEWGKISLAVTEVDVLQAEPRTRAEFMKYSSQITLDPNTAYKRLSLSDRDRKATLMKGEQLYLDHQDRFRERYQVLSREGLTGRCYWEVKWSGIVCIAVAYKDIRRTGTNNECGFGYNDKSWSLDCNSSSYIFRHNNICTSLSGPQSSRIGVYLDHRAGTLSYYSVSETMTLLHRVQTTFTQPLYAGFWISYNDGDTAELCELK; the protein is encoded by the coding sequence ATGGCGCAGCAAGTGATTCTGGATCGAGACAAACTGAGCTGttcaatctgtctggatcttctaaaggatccggtgactattCCCTGTgggcacagctactgcatgagctGTATTAAAGACTACTGGGGTGAGGAGCATGAGACGaagacacacagctgccctcagtgcaggcagagcttcacaccgaggcctgtcctggtgAAAAATACCATGATGGCAgagttagtggaggaactgaagaaagcAGGACCTCAAGCATCTTCACCTGATCATTCCTCTGCTGGACCTGGAGACGTGACCTGTGATTTCTGCTCTGGGATGAAGGTGAAAGccctcaagtcctgtctggtgtgtatggcctcttactgtgagcagcacctccagcctcactacAATATagctccattaaagaaacacaagctggttgaggccactttaaagctccaggagaacatctgctctcagcatgacgaggtgatgaagattttctgccgCACTGATCAGAAGTGCATCTGCTATCTCTGCTCCATGGATGATCATAAAGGTCATGACACAGTCTccgctgcagcagagagggctGAGAAGCAAAAGGAGCTCGGGGCGAGTCGGCAAGAAATCCAACAGAgagtccaggacagagagaaagacgtgaaggtgcttcagcagagggtggaggctatcaatctttctgctgatgaagctatgagagacagtgagaagatcttcactgagctgatccgtctcattgagaaaagaagctccgaagtgaagcagcagatcagatcccagcagacaaCTCAAGTGAGTCGAGCTAAAGAGcttgaggagaagctgcagcaggagatcactgagctgcggaggaaagacactgagctggagacgctctcacacacagaggatcacctcCATTTCCTAAACAACTACCCCTCGCTGTCACGTCTGTGCGAATCTAAAGACGTTCCCAGCGTTGATATCTGTCCTCTGTACTCCTTTGAGGATGTGACAGCGGcggtgtcagaggtcagagataaACTGCAGGCTGTTCTGAGTGAGGAGTGGGGAAAGATCTCTCtggcagtgactgaagtggatgttttacaagcagagcccagaaccagagctgagtttatgaaatattcttctcaaatcacactggatccaaatacAGCATACAAACGTTTGTCATTGAGTGACAgggacagaaaagcaacattaatgaaAGGAGAACAGTTATATTTGGATCACCAAGACAGATTTAGAGAAAGGTaccaggtcctgagtagagagggtctgactggacgctgttactgggaggtgaaaTGGAGCGGGATCGTTTGTATAGCAGTTGCATACAAGGATATTAGAAGAACAGGCACCAATAATGAATGTGGATTTGGAtataatgacaaatcttggtcaTTAGACTGTAACAGTAGTAGTTATATATTCAGACACAACAATATTTGTACTTCCCTCTCAGGCCCTCAGTCCTCCAGAATAGGAGTTTACCTGGATCACAGGGCAG
- the LOC141753252 gene encoding tripartite motif-containing protein 16-like, with amino-acid sequence MAQQVILDRDKLSCSICLDLLKDPVTIPCGHSYCMSCIKDYWGEEHETKTHSCPQCRQSFTPRPVLVKNTMMAELVEELKKAGPQASSPDHSSAGPGDVTCDFCSGMKVKALKSCLVCMASYCEQHLQPHYNIAPLKKHKLVEATLKLQENICSQHDEVMKIFCRTDQKCICYLCSMDDHKGHDTVSAAAERAEKQKELGASRQEIQQRVQDREKDVKVLQQRVEAINLSADEAMRDSEKIFTELIRLIEKRSSEVKQQIRSQQTTQVSRAKELEEKLQQEITELRRKDTELETLSHTEDHLHFLNNYPSLSRLCESKDVPSVDICPLRSFEDVTAAVSEVRDKLQAVLSEEWGKISLAVTEVDVLQAEPRTRAEFMKYSSQITLDPNTAYKRLSLSDRDRKATLMKGEQLYLDHQDRFRERYQVLSREGLTGRCYWEVKWSGIVCIAVAYKDIRRTGTNNECGFGYNDKSWSLDCNSSSYIFRHNNICTSVSGPQSSRIGVYLDHRAGTLSYYSVSETMTLLHRDQTTFTQPLYAGFWFRYDVGDTAKLCELK; translated from the coding sequence ATGGCGCAGCAAGTGATTCTGGATCGAGACAAACTGAGCTGttcaatctgtctggatcttctaaaggatccggtgactattCCCTGTgggcacagctactgcatgagctGTATTAAAGACTACTGGGGTGAGGAGCATGAGACGaagacacacagctgccctcagtgcaggcagagcttcacaccgaggcctgtcctggtgAAAAATACCATGATGGCAgagttagtggaggaactgaagaaagcAGGACCTCAAGCATCTTCACCTGATCATTCCTCTGCTGGACCTGGAGACGTGACCTGTGATTTCTGCTCTGGGATGAAGGTGAAAGccctcaagtcctgtctggtgtgtatggcctcttactgtgagcagcacctccagcctcactacAATATagctccattaaagaaacacaagctggttgaggccactttaaagctccaggagaacatctgctctcagcatgacgaggtgatgaagattttctgccgCACTGATCAGAAGTGCATCTGCTATCTCTGCTCCATGGATGATCATAAAGGTCATGACACAGTCTccgctgcagcagagagggctGAGAAGCAAAAGGAGCTCGGGGCGAGTCGGCAGGAAATCCAACAGAgagtccaggacagagagaaagacgtgaaggtgcttcagcagagggtggaggctatcaatctttctgctgatgaagctatgagagacagtgagaagatcttcactgagctgatccgtctcattgagaaaagaagctccgaagtgaagcagcagatcagatcccagcagacaaCTCAAGTGAGTCGAGCTAAAGAGcttgaggagaagctgcagcaggagatcactgagctgcggaggaaagacactgagctggagacgctctcacacacagaggatcacctcCATTTCCTAAACAACTACCCCTCGCTGTCACGTCTGTGCGAATCTAAAGACGTTCCCAGCGTTGATATCTGTCCTCTGCGCTCCTTTGAGGATGTGACAGCGGcggtgtcagaggtcagagataaACTGCAGGCTGTTCTGAGTGAGGAGTGGGGAAAGATCTCTCtggcagtgactgaagtggatgttttacaagcagagcccagaaccagagctgagtttatgaaatattcttctcaaatcacactggatccaaatacAGCATACAAACGTTTGTCATTGAGTGACAgggacagaaaagcaacattaatgaaAGGAGAACAGTTATATTTGGATCACCAAGACAGATTTAGAGAAAGGTaccaggtcctgagtagagagggtctgactggacgctgttactgggaggtgaaaTGGAGCGGGATCGTTTGTATAGCAGTTGCATACAAGGATATTAGAAGAACAGGCACCAATAATGAATGTGGATTTGGAtataatgacaaatcttggtcaTTAGACTGTAACAGTAGTAGTTATATATTCAGACACAACAATATTTGTACTTCCGTCTCAGGCCCTCAGTCCTCCAGAATAGGAGTTTACCTGGATCACAGGGCAGGTACTCTGTCttactacagcgtctctgaaaccatgactctcctccacagagaccagaccacgttcactcagcctctctatgctggatttTGGTTTCGATATGATGTTGGAGACACTGCTAAGCTGTGTGAGCTCAAGTAG
- the LOC141752980 gene encoding tripartite motif-containing protein 16-like — protein sequence MAQQVILDRDKLSCSICLDLLKDPVTIPCGHSYCMSCIKDYWGEEHETKTHSCPQCRQSFTPRPVLVKNTMLAEVVEELKKAGLQAASPDHSSAGPGDVTCDYCSGMKVKALKSCLVCMAFYCEQHLQPHYNVAPLKKHKLVEATLKLQENICSQHDEVMKIFCRTDQKCICYLCSMDDHKGHDTVSAAAERAEKQKELGASRQEIQQRVQDREKDVKVLQQRVEAINLSANKAVRDSEKIFTELIRLIKKRSSEVKQQIRSQQTTQVSRAKELEEKLQQEITELRRKDTELETLSHTEDHLHFLNNYPSLSRLSESKDVPSIDICPLRSFEDVTAAVSEARDKLQAVLSEEWGKISLAVTEVDVLQAEPRTRAEFMKYSCQITLDPNTANKRLSLSDRDRKATLMEGEQLYLDHQDRFGEWSQVLSREGLTGRCYWEVKWSRIVRIAVAYKDISRTGTIYECGFGCNDKSWSLDCNSSSYKFRHNNICTSISGPQSSRIGVYLDHRAGTLSYYSVSETMTLLHRVQTTFTQPLYTGFWLPSYRGRGTAELCELK from the coding sequence ATGGCGCAGCAAGTGATTCTGGATCGAGACAAACTGAGCTGttcaatctgtctggatcttctaaaggatccggtgactattccctgtggacacagctactgcatgagctGTATTAAAGACTACTGGGGTGAGGAGCATGAGACGaagacacacagctgccctcagtgcaggcagagcttcacaccgaggcctgtcctggtgAAAAATACCATGTTAGCAGAGgttgtggaggaactgaagaaagcAGGACTTCAAGCTGCTTCACCTGATCATTCCTCTGCTGGACCTGGAGACGTGACCTGTGATTACTGCTCTGGGATGAAGGTGAAAGccctcaagtcctgtctggtgtgtatgGCCTTTTACTgtgagcagcacctccagcctcactacAATGTagctccattaaagaaacacaagctggttgaggccactttaaagctccaggagaacatctgctctcagcatgacgaggtgatgaagattttctgccgCACTGATCAGAAGTGCATCTGCTATCTCTGCTCCATGGATGATCATAAAGGTCATGACACAGTCTccgctgcagcagagagggctgagaagcagaaggagctcggggcgagtcggcaagaaatccaacagagagtccaggacagagagaaagacgtgaAGGTGCTTCAGCAGAGGGTGGAGGCTATCAATCTTTCTGCTAATAAAGctgtgagagacagtgagaagatcttcactgagctgatccgtctcattaaGAAAAGAAGCTCCGAAGTGAAGCAGCagatcagatcccagcagacaaCTCAAGTGAGTCGAGCTAAAGAGcttgaggagaagctgcagcaggagatcactgagctgcggaggaaagacactgagctggagacgctctcacacacagaggatcacctcCATTTCCTAAACAACTACCCCTCGCTGTCACGTCTGAGCGAATCTAAAGACGTTCCCAGCATTGATATCTGTCCTCTGCGCTCCTTTGAGGATGTGACAGCGGCGGTGTCAGAGGCCAGAGATAAACTGCAGGCTGTTCTGAGTGAGGAGTGGGGAAAGATCTCTCtggcagtgactgaagtggatgttttacaagcagagcccagaaccagagctgagtttatgaaatattcttgtcaaatcacactggatccaaatacagcaaacaaacgtttgtcattgagtgacagggacagaaaagcaacattaatggAAGGAGAACAGTTATATTTGGATCACCAAGACAGATTTGGTGAATGGagtcaggtcctgagtagagagggtctgactggacgctgttactgggaggtgaaaTGGAGCAGGATCGTTCGTATAGCAGTTGCATACAAGGATATTAGCAGAACAGGCACCATTTATGAATGTGGATTTGGAtgtaatgacaaatcttggtcaTTAGACTGTAACAGTAGTAGTTATAAATTCAGACACAACAATATTTGTACTTCCATCTCAGGCCCTCAGTCCTCCAGAATAGGAGTTTACCTGGATCACAGAGCAGGTACTCTGTCttactacagcgtctctgaaaccatgactctcctccacagagtccagaccacgttcactcagcctctctatACTGGATTTTGGCTTCCAAGTTATAGAGGTCGAGGCACTGCTGAGCTGTGTGAGCTCAAGTAG
- the LOC141752505 gene encoding P2Y purinoceptor 12-like, which produces MFEPLSNTSFFWVQLSSRNMSELPFSNRSSVLNLTNGSSTSHCDHVDKSAHVCFLLVYTLMFLVGLLLNGFTLKVYFCGAQQPASSSVTVYMKNLAAADFLISLCLPLRIANYASSSVAVRRLYCNFGASAFYLNMYASILFMGFIAANRAHVSSRGIKTFLRNTMTQDRLNALAMLSMEKKLVRNMPDFNKKVIERFATQKDRRAKFLYK; this is translated from the exons ATGTTTGAACCATTATCTAACACATCATTCTTCTGGGTTCAGCTCTCTTCCAGAAACATGAGTGAACTCCCGTTCTCCAACCGGTCCTCAGTGCTCAACCTGACGAACGGCAGCAGTACGAGTCACTGCGATCACGTCGACAAGTCGGCCCACGTTTGCTTCCTGCTGGTCTACACTCTGATGTTTCTG GTGGGTTTGCTCCTGAACGGCTTCACCCTGAAGGTTTACTTCTGTGGAGCTCAGCAGCCGGCGTCCAGCAGCGTGACCGTCTACATGAAGAACCTGGCGGCCGCCGACTTCCTGATCAGCCTCTGTCTACCGCTCCGAATCGCCAACTACGCCAGCAGCTCCGTCGCCGTCCGCCGCCTCTACTGCAACTTTGGCGCCTCCGCCTTCTATCTGAACATGTACGCAAGCATCCTGTTCATGGGTTTCATCGCCGCTAACAG ggctcatgtcagttctcgcgggATCAAGACCTTCCTGAGAAACACCATGACACAGGATCGCCTTAATGCTCTGGCTATGCTCTCCATGGAGAAGAAACTTGTCAGGAACATGCCTGACTTCAATAAGAAGGTCATTGAGAGGTTTGCCACTCAGAAGGACAGAAGAGCAAagttcctttataaatga
- the LOC141752846 gene encoding P2Y purinoceptor 14-like has protein sequence MEHLNATRLPGNQSDFSSIFTQQVLPPLYLVICVVGASLNGVAAWIFFRVPSDSGLVVYLKNMVVADLLMLTTFPFSLAAQLGLGGWRLHVVTCRYTAVLFYSSMYVGILFMGLISLERYVKIVRHTSSSSSSCRSRLGGVSSLHVLQSVGFARVLALLTWSFLLICVLPNVVLTSRPADEESSRHCMQLKTPLGMQWHRVSTLLSVGLFWVTLLVLAYCYASIACRVYQSYRRVRRDNSDVCRKSNRSIFSILAVFFVCFVPYHVCRVPYTLSQMPESGFSPDARFLLFQLKEGTLFLSALNVCLDPIIYFLMCRTFRESLLRKLSRRDRRRSLTTGQSLSHI, from the coding sequence ATGGAACACCTCAACGCCACCCGTCTCCCCGGCAACCAATCAGACTTCAGCAGCATCTTCACCCAGCAGGTGCTCCCGCCGCTCTACTTGGTGATCTGCGTGGTCGGGGCGTCCCTGAATGGCGTGGCCGCCTGGATCTTCTTCAGGGTGCCCAGTGACTCGGGCCTGGTGGTCTACCTGAAGAACATGGTGGTGGCCGACCTCCTCATGCTGACCACCTTCCCCTTCAGTCTGGCGGCTCAGCTGGGTCTGGGCGGCTGGCGCCTCCACGTGGTCACCTGCCGCTACACCGCCGTGCTCTTCTACTCGTCCATGTACGTGGGGATCCTCTTCATGGGGCTCATCAGCCTCGAGCGCTACGTTAAGATCGTCagacacacctcctcctcctcatcctcctgcagGTCCCGGTTGGGCGGCGTGTCCTCGCTGCATGTCCTGCAGAGCGTCGGCTTCGCCCGGGTGCTGGCGCTCCTCACCTggagcttcctcctcatctgcGTCCTGCCCAACGTGGTGCTGACCAGCCGGCCGGCCGACGAGGAGAGCTCGCGGCACTGCATGCAGCTGAAGACGCCGCTGGGCATGCAGTGGCACCGGGTGTCCACGCTCCTCAGCGTCGGCCTGTTCTGGGTGACCCTGCTGGTCCTCGCCTACTGCTACGCCTCCATCGCCTGCCGCGTCTACCAGTCCTACCGCCGCGTGCGCCGCGACAACAGCGACGTCTGCCGGAAGTCGAACCGCAGCATCTTCAGCATCCTGGCGGTGTTCTTCGTCTGCTTCGTGCCGTACCACGTCTGCCGCGTGCCGTACACTCTGAGCCAGATGCCGGAGTCGGGCTTCAGCCCGGACGCCCGCTTCCTGTTGTTCCAGCTGAAGGAGGGGACGCTCTTCCTGTCGGCGCTCAACGTCTGCCTCGACCCCATCATCTACTTCCTGATGTGCCGAACCTTCAGAGAGTCGCTGCTGAGGAAACTGTCGAGAAGAGACCGGAGGAGGTCGCTGACCACCGGCCAGAGTCTGAGCCACATttag